The Mixophyes fleayi isolate aMixFle1 chromosome 9, aMixFle1.hap1, whole genome shotgun sequence DNA window caaactcccattgtcccatagattgtaagcttgcgagcagggcctcctcacctctttgtctgctttacccagtttttgtttgtttactgtgtttgtccccaattgtaaagcgctacggaatatgttggcgctatataaataaatgatgatgatgatgtactaaGCTGAAGCAATAATATATCACATCACTATACAATTAAATTCCTAACCGTTAAaagctttatatttacatgttaacattcatacataaaacaaacaaaacaacattttcgatacactggctaaaatgatagggtgctatgatatatatttttattgacgaCTTGGCTCATAATGATGTTTGGAAAAAGCCATCATTCACTCAGTCcttgaaagaagaaaaaaaaacaatatactatATCAAACAATAATTAGAAATGGggcaaaatataacaatatatgaagataaataaaatgtctgtaaacTTGAATCTCTTAGAAATTCTCTTACATAAATCCAATATACTAGAATCCCCTGTATAATGCAAATTAAGGCTCTAATAATACGATGACCTATAGTTTCCTTTGTGCAACAGACTGCTATATTGTAGAAACTTATAGTATTGTGTATATTGATAGTAAGTTATTCCGActtctccttttttttattttaaacgatATGTAAAATTAAAGCCGGACCTTTGTATGCAGACTTGAATTTAATTGTTCATGTACAACCATACGCTGTGGCCCCAGGCAGTTACCTTCAAGTATCAATTTAATATACACAATTCTAGGATTCTGTTAGGAAGATATCCAGTATTTCAATTGTAGAACTACGAACTCTCCTCCCCAACTCGTTTCTTGAACCAATTGCCAAATCCGACAACCCTAGTGTTATGATATAATGTTAATTGTGGATGGTACCAAGAATTCTAAGAAATAATTCATTTATTTACCAGTTTATCTAGAAGATTCCATTTTACagacatacatttatttaatctctATGTATATTACGCGTTACTGTTACACCTCTTTGTGTTAGGAGTGCTTATgctggtgttttttgttttacgtAGCTTAGTGACTCCACTTGTAACCACACTCTCCTTGTATTTAGGATGCTATACGCACACTAAACACCCTGCAGACAAATGCTAGTTACCTGGACCAGGTGAAGAGACAGCGCCATGATCCTCGGGAACAGCTGGCTGCTATGAAGGTATTTCTGGAGAGGAGCGGCCTGCAAGTAAGTGACATTGCGTATGGCTCTAAAGTTGCTGCAGAGGTCCTCCTAATCTTACTTAGATGGCAAAGCACATAATCTTCAGGGATTGTTTTTATGGTTGAAAACTGCATGCAGAACTTTATAATCAATATCATATTAAGGATGGGTGGTCTGGTAGCCTAGTGCCTGCAGTTGAGGGGGCCGTATAGATTCATCACTAATGCTGGAAATTAGTAATTTCAGTAACGTCAGACTGTTCTGACACTTTCAGTGACCGTCTACATCTGATACGACTCACTCTGTGCTTTATAAAGagttaagctgggcacacactacagaaaattgctGCAGATGCAATTTATGTAACTattttttaccaacgactgaaagtcctgatgatcaTGCCAatttcatgcgtacacacctacacgatttgccttcagatctgtgatcttcatctctcataaccgtctgctgaaaagattgtgactgtacaCACTTGGCAGATATCTTTGCACGCTGCCGGTTGGGagtatacacacttccacatttgcctgacatcgtcgatcgtgatttttaggaagtttataaatctaaatggtacaataaaacatgattgtggggtCGTACGCACTAAAGCACTATGTGATTAAACAGTCGTGAATCGTGTGATTGGTGCGATGATTGgatgaaaattctgtagtgtgtacccagcttcacatAGAATGTGCCACTGCTCTGGCTTCTTGGCAGTGACTGAAACTTGCTTGGGGATAATTCGGTCTTATCCTGGTAAATCGGCCAGGTGCCACCCAGCACCTTAGCAGACCTTAGTCAGCCACTGTAAGTAAATACAAAGGTGTTACGGGGTTTCTGAACAATTTTCACTCCTGCTTTTCTGATattccctagtctctgtctgtctgtctccctctttgtctgtctgtgtatgtgttagtgtgtgtctatattagggaatttagactgtaagctccaatggggcagggactgatgtgaatgagttctctgtagagcgctgcagaattagtggcgctatataaataaatgatgatgatgatattctgccATGATTAATTCATCTTCAATCAATGCTCTGTACCGAGGTTGTCCGTTGTCCAGCAACACAGATTAGGTATCAAACAGCCCCTTACTACAGTCTTTCAATCCATTTCCACATATTATATTTTCAGATTCTTGAGACTTGCTAGAACTTTTTTTTACTGGtgaccccatcatcatcatcatcatcaccatttatttatatagcaccactgattctgcagcgctgtacagagaactcattcacatcaatccctgctccattggagcttacagtctaaattccctaacgcgcACACATCAATTTTGATaggagtcaattaacctactagtatatttttgtttttggagtgtgggaggaaaccggaacacccggaagaaacccacgcgaacacggggagaacatacaaactccacacagacaatgCCAtgggttgggaattgaactcatgaccccagcgctgtgaggcagaagtgctaaccactgagccaccgtgctgccccaaatgcCTACTAATCGTTGGAATAATGTAGCGCACAAATGGGGTCCTCTGTCGGTGGTGAAGAGGGAAGGGTGTTGGTACAATATTTTGGATTGTATAGTTCCCAAATGGCTAATCaccctgttttaaaaaaaaaaacataaaaaaaaccccaccaCTGCAAAACTTATATTGCAGCCTTGTGCTGGTCATGGAACTTGTGGTTGATGTATTCATTAACCGTTGATTAGATACACAGTTAGTGTATCTTATTAGCATTTACCCTCTACGCTTACAATGGAGTCCTTGGCAGTCTCTTGGAACTGCAGGAAAACACGAAGAGactagattcattaaggaaagtaaaccccccaaaaaaacgagtaactttgcaccttgacaaaaccatgttgcatcagagggggaagtaaatttaaaatgtgatagcagatttaaagttgggatagggaatgtcctagatcaggcctgtccaacctgcggccctccaggtgttgtgaaactataagtcccagcatgcccttccagctatcaacaggttgtctactggcaaagcatgctggggcttgtagtttcacaacacctggagggccgcaggttggacaggcctgtcctagatcaactttaaattttagtgtgcaaataagctatcaagtatttgtgtgctgcatggaaaaacagccagtatttaactttatgtgcaaaataataaactcatttgcaccccttgcattgtaacatggtttgtccaggatcaaacttactccttttttttgcctttccttaatgaatcaggccctacatgtgccGCCTTCCCTACCTACCGCACAGTCAACGTCAGGCAGCAATTGGGATTGTATCTGACCAATGATTAATTCCAAGTTCGTGATTCCATTATATGAAAGGCACAGAGCCTCTAAGCCTGTAACTATGTAATACACATTATAACACAGATCACATGCAGCAGATTAGTCCATAGTAGATAATCTTTCTTGCCCATGAATGATGTCTTTGAGGGAGCTGACTTTGTTTCTGTGTCTCCAGGTTGAGGATTTGGATCAGCTGAACATAATTCACGTGACGGGAACGAAGGGCAAGGTGAGTCATGGACCAGGGGGTGCAGGCTTCAGGGGGAAAGTTAATTTAGGTATTTTTGCCCCTCTGCACCATCTGGTGATATCACACTGACGGGTACCTGTGCAAGGCACTTACAACATCCCCAAAACATCATATTGCCAGACTTTGCACGTAGTGTGCACTGAAGGATTTTTCTATCGTCCGGTGACTTTAACAAGGTTTTATATGCTTTCCTGCAACGCTTACcagatatgtttatttttttctttggttttcTCCAGAGACGACATTTCATCTATacagtgtttatttatttttttgtccccTTGGATATGGCTGTGAATAGGATGTGAAGAACAGAGCTAAGCTATGTCATATCCAAGGGAGACAAAAAAGAAACCCTGCTTGGTCTTTTCTAAATGCCATCGTGGAAAAAACCACTTGAAGACATCTGAAAGAGACTGCATTGTGTTTAGAACGAAATACATTCTAGTAGTCTGATTAAGATCAGCATGCTTTTAAAAAGAGGTGCGCTCTCAACTATAAATGATGTACAATAGGAGCCCTTGAATAAACAGATCTGTGTTAATGCATGTATAGCAGTATACTGTATTTTGTCCACCCTCCTACAAGAACTGTTATGTTTTGCATTATATACCATTATTATCGGCTGTTGTCCTTAGTCTTTTCTCTGGTTTTTTAAGGGCTCCACGTGTGCCTTTACCGAGAAGATTCTGCGCAACTGTGGCCTGAAGACCGGATTCTACAGGTACTATCGTCCTTTTCCAGGACTATCCTGGGGCTGGTTTATGAAAACTGGTACCATGGGCTGTACTCTAAAGTTCTGTAATccatagcaaccagttagatGTTTTCCTTAATTCTCTAAACTCTGCATCTGGTTGGCTGCAGTGAGTTATATGAAATttttctttaagaaaaaaaataaatgttgtttagCTGGGGCTTATTGTAGCGTATATGACAgttgggagaccccaaagcagaTTATGGGACCCCCCTGTTGCGCACCTCATCTCTATAGGAAGCGCAGTATGATGTTGTCTGCTGATCACACTGCATAATCCAGATCTGCAGTAATGGTCTCTTGTCTACTACTGGCAATCTTTTATTGACCATAGATTTCTGCATGTAAAACCAATCTCTGTTTATGGCTGAGAGCTGGACACTGTTTTGcaagcttgatactggtgcgaTGATGCTAGGGAGTTTTGTCTTTAAATATACAAtgcaacattattatatataaaagctTGTCTACTATTAAACTAATGTATTTGTAGGTGTTTGGTAATATGTAATCATATCTATGTAGCCTGATATTTGGCCCATCATTCTGCTGTGGGGAGAAAGGAAGAGAGCAGAGCATAGAAGTCTAAAGCTAACCCTCTTAGAACACATTCGCTCTCGGTGTGATCTAGTGACAGGGAGCAGATATGATGTCACTGGGGGCGTGGCATGATGTCATCGAGATCATGGTGACATCAGACAAAAGTGAGGCAGACACAAACCTTGGTGTTTGTTAATGACCTGTACAGAGGAATGACATAAAGCAATGTATATCAAATATATCGCCTGTAATAAGACGTTTAAGCAAAACATTATTTGTGGTTCGTGCGCCTTCACTAAATATTCCATATTTTTTCCTATGGGTGTGTGAAAACCTGTATTATGTCACAACTTTTACATGCGTACACCAAGGGgcatgcagccaatcagattctagctgtcattttgtagaatgtactaaataaatgatggctagaatcggattggttgctataggcaacatctccactttttcaaaccagccatGTTGTGGGCGGAGTCTGTGGCATTCGCCCAATCAATTTGCTAGGAGCCAGTGACTTCATTGATCAAAACTCCACCTTTCTGATAGgttagggcaggggtaggcaatctgcggctctccaggtgttttgtgaaactacaaagcccagcatgccttgccacctatctgctggttatctactggcaaagcatgctgggacttgtagtttcacaaatacCTGGAGAGcagcaggttgcctacccctgggttAGGGGTTGATCCATGGAAAAAGTTGGGGGTTTCCTGTAAAAATACTGCTGATTGGAGAATCTTCCTTGTGCAGCCTGGAAATGTTACAATGACACTGATACCAGCTATTATTTtcatcaataaaaacaaaatatgtaatattCAGAGAAGTAACACAGTAATTAAAGCATTTTGAACATTACATACTCCAGGTGTCTGAGGAAGTTGTTGTAGCCCAATCTATAATCTGTGTACTCTTGGATTCCCTCCCCAGCTCCCCACACCTGGTACAGGTGAGAGAGAGGATTTGTATCAATGGGCAGCCAATCAGCAAGGAGTTATTCAGCAAATACTTCTGGCAGGTGTACAATCGCTTGGAAGAGACCAAGGTCAGTCAGTAATGGAGACTTTCATGTTACGTTTTACCTCTGGTTTATCATTAGAAGTTGCTCGCTGCATGCTGCTGAGAACTGACATATCTGTGAAAGCCTGTGTCACATTTTTAGTTACTGACCATTTGGGTGAGAAGAATATCAATGCTTAGAAGACGTCGTTTTAAAGGCAGTCTTGTCACTTCAGTAGTAAGGTTACATTTGTCCCCATTAtcctgaaaataaaaatcatgccATGCCTCGATTCAAAGTCATCACAGGATAAAGGATGTGTTTAATGCGGGAAGCCTTTATTACACATCTATGAAAGGCTCCTTTGTAGCGAGATCCTAACGGATGAAGCAACTTCTGTGCTGGGTATTATAGCATGGTGACGGCTGAGACAGCATCACACCTACAGACACTGTTTCTTCCTTACTTGCTCATCAGTGTAAGTAAGGGTGGCTGAGGGGGtgggaaaataaacaaaaatgatctCAGGGGGGTTGTCCAAAATGACCTTGCCCAAAATGCTACTTGAATTTCTAGGTCACACTCTGCCACCTTCCTGCACAGCGCCTGGCGTTCTGGACCAGCGGAGACCAGTGATGTGcatggtggctgagtggttagcacttctgcctcacagaactggggttgtgagttcgattcccgaccatggccttatctgtgtggagtttgtatgttctccctgtgtttgcgtgggtttcctccgggtgctccggtttccttccacactccaaaaatatactagtaggttaattggctggtattaaattgaccttagtctctgtatctgtctgtgtggGAGTTTTAACAATGATctctaatggagcagggactgatgtgagtgacagatccgtgctgcagaattagtggctctatataaataaatgatagtggcCAAATATGTGACCGCAGCCTGACTTTAGAGACGCTCCATTTGCGCCTTGCTCAGCCTGGCTGTTACAGATGGTGCAGTCATTGGTAACCACTACAGGACCTAAGagtcttatcttttttttatttgtttccgCTCCCTTTTCTTCTTAGAATGATGGAGTGTGTTCCATGCCCCCCTACTTCCGTTTCCTGACAATTATGGCGTTCCACGTGTTTCTGCAGGAGAAGGTATGTATTCTGTGAGTCTGGTGCCTGCCTGGTACCCAGCGGGTGACCCGAGCCTATATctcaccatctctctctctcacaggtAGACTTGGCAGTATTGGAAGTTGGGATTGGTGGGGCTTATGACTGCACAAATATTATAAGGCGAGTAACACTCAATACAGAACAGGGTTAAAATTTGCAATTGCTCTTCATCTCTGATGTCAAAACACTTTCTCTAAAATTCAGTTCAGTATTTATGGTTACCCTTAAGAAGACTCCTGGGTTAAGGAGATCTACAAGCTTAAGGCTTCTCCATGCTCCTCTTAGAATCCGAGCATTGGATAGATGTTCTCATCGATCTGTATAGTTTAGAAACAGAAATTcttatctgggggtaaatttatcaagctgcgggtttgaaaaagtggagatgtctatagcaaccaatcagattctagctgtccgtttgtagaatgtactaaataaataactaggttctgattggttgctataggcaacatctccactttttcaaacccacagcttgatatatttaccgcCTGGTCTCACATGGCCCTTTGTATGGCTCATTTCCACACtggatttttgtaaaaaaaattatgggattgaccttttgagaatgacatagcAATAAAACCACCAAGTATTTTTACACTCTGATACTGTCCAGAAACTTTTTATAGGTTCAACTTGTTTTTTAGGTATATACTTTCTGATTTTTATAGGACCGTTATTGATTAATCTTTTATCCTACAGGAAACCCATAGTTTGTGGAGTCTCTTCGCTTGGTATAGACCACACGGCCATCCTGGGGGACACAATTGAAAAGATTGCCTGGCAGAAAGGGGGCATATTTAAGGTTAGGAGAAAGTATTGACTCATTAAGCAAAAATGTGTGATGTGGCTGTGTTTACCAGTCCTTGCCTGGTATTAGATGATCTCTATTATAGTGGTGTTCTGTTCAGATCTGGGACTGGCGTTGTGCTGTATAGAATGTATTGCATATAGTTTTGTGTAGGTGGTTTTGCATAGAAGATAAGTCTTGGGTGAATACCCGCGTGAAGCCAGGCGTGCCATCTGTGCCTCTCCCGCTGCTGGCatttgtagtcccacaacagGAATATCCTACCTCTGCGTTAAAGTCTCACAAGCTAGTGAACGTTTGTGCTTTCCGTTCTGATTTCTTGCGTCTCTCAGCCAGGTGTTCCAGCTTTCACCGTTCCCCAGCCCGCGGGTCCCTTAGAGGTGCTGAAAGACAGAGCCCAGGAAATTGGGGTGAGTGTCTCTCCCCCCCACTATGTTCTCGCTTCTGCCCAGGCCTACTTGGCATTTTCACCCATTCGTGCCATCTGTTATAGTGCCACCTATACATGTGCCCGGACTTGGCAGAGTACGAGCAAGAGGACGTCACGCTTCACCTCGGTCTGGCTGGCGATCACCAGAAAACCAACGCCTCCCTGGCGCTGCAGCTGGCTCAGACGTGGCTCCGGCAACAGGGCTGCCAAGGTGCCGTACACGTAGCACGTTGTCACTGACCGGTCATGTAAATGTCTTGTGTGCTCTTTCAGATTGACGCTTTGACGTTATAAAGGCCACGTGTGTACTGTGGGTAATTTATAGTTTCATTAAAACCTTCTAGAGGTGTGTAATTGTTATCCAATTTATGTGTATGGAATGTGCACAACGGTCAGCTGGTAGCATGGGGTATAGAGGGTCTTCCAGGACTttggcattttaaataaaatcataaataagTCTTTGCTCTTTCTCTATCCCCATCCTTCATGGAGCTCCGTTTTATATACACATGAGGCATTTTCCTCCCTGTCTTTCTGAAAACAGACACAGGCCAATGTGACACCATTTTGTTCTCCCTCTCTCACTAGGTTTTGGAGCGGTAAAGCCATGGCGGAAGTATCCTTCAGTTAAGTGGCCTCTGCCGATGGCGTCCGCTTTCCGGCCCACTC harbors:
- the FPGS gene encoding folylpolyglutamate synthase, mitochondrial isoform X2; its protein translation is MIKYQHKDAIRTLNTLQTNASYLDQVKRQRHDPREQLAAMKVFLERSGLQVEDLDQLNIIHVTGTKGKGSTCAFTEKILRNCGLKTGFYSSPHLVQVRERICINGQPISKELFSKYFWQVYNRLEETKNDGVCSMPPYFRFLTIMAFHVFLQEKVDLAVLEVGIGGAYDCTNIIRKPIVCGVSSLGIDHTAILGDTIEKIAWQKGGIFKPGVPAFTVPQPAGPLEVLKDRAQEIGCHLYMCPDLAEYEQEDVTLHLGLAGDHQKTNASLALQLAQTWLRQQGCQGFGAVKPWRKYPSVKWPLPMASAFRPTLPMVQGLQDTVWLGRTQVLKHGPISYYIDGAHTSSSIKACVRWFQERALNEEKAEMGSVVRVLVFNATGDRDTAALLKLLHPCDFDYAVFCPNISEVSGVGIADQQNYNVTLENVLTRCLENQKKWNLLMEEQSCSGHWSSSLPVSALIRDSPRGAPLLLAPSSERLLNSNSLVLPSISHALQWATQGRDPDFPCQDTNLHLHHHPVASSGSLLLREAAHVQILITGSLHLVGGALKLLDQSLTQ
- the FPGS gene encoding folylpolyglutamate synthase, mitochondrial isoform X1, with protein sequence MAPRYRALHAVLRHFPSPCGGLRFRGFSAQAQPAVRMEYQDAIRTLNTLQTNASYLDQVKRQRHDPREQLAAMKVFLERSGLQVEDLDQLNIIHVTGTKGKGSTCAFTEKILRNCGLKTGFYSSPHLVQVRERICINGQPISKELFSKYFWQVYNRLEETKNDGVCSMPPYFRFLTIMAFHVFLQEKVDLAVLEVGIGGAYDCTNIIRKPIVCGVSSLGIDHTAILGDTIEKIAWQKGGIFKPGVPAFTVPQPAGPLEVLKDRAQEIGCHLYMCPDLAEYEQEDVTLHLGLAGDHQKTNASLALQLAQTWLRQQGCQGFGAVKPWRKYPSVKWPLPMASAFRPTLPMVQGLQDTVWLGRTQVLKHGPISYYIDGAHTSSSIKACVRWFQERALNEEKAEMGSVVRVLVFNATGDRDTAALLKLLHPCDFDYAVFCPNISEVSGVGIADQQNYNVTLENVLTRCLENQKKWNLLMEEQSCSGHWSSSLPVSALIRDSPRGAPLLLAPSSERLLNSNSLVLPSISHALQWATQGRDPDFPCQDTNLHLHHHPVASSGSLLLREAAHVQILITGSLHLVGGALKLLDQSLTQ